A region of Candidatus Wallbacteria bacterium DNA encodes the following proteins:
- a CDS encoding L,D-transpeptidase: protein MNKLLIALIFITVSICAAYDNLIFAPADPNAVLRLYDSPAAGGIVNAEIQAGGILRVIEREGDSLLLVNEEDLAGWVKLDLKSIERDFKVMPAAPAQEGPLTRQPIQALQDLNQTLPPENARLKIIVSLKGLTMHVRCEKENFDKVYPVGVGVKDSHGRSFTPTCQSRNVAAFRTHFNAKNKEFFMEHRYSPSHFGGFPFIRLNILNSDQDYTYGMHGPITQKTNGAWYLQRGFVSHGCMRMRPEDAIELYKLSVANPAASLVIQEDFEYDQNGKKVDVDYPLWRGITAEQ, encoded by the coding sequence TTGAATAAATTACTGATAGCTTTGATTTTTATTACAGTCTCGATCTGTGCAGCATATGACAATCTCATCTTCGCTCCAGCTGATCCGAATGCAGTACTGCGCCTTTATGATTCGCCTGCCGCAGGTGGAATCGTCAATGCTGAAATCCAGGCAGGCGGCATTCTGCGTGTGATTGAACGCGAAGGGGACAGTCTCCTGCTTGTAAACGAGGAAGATCTGGCCGGCTGGGTAAAACTTGACCTGAAATCGATTGAGCGTGATTTTAAAGTGATGCCGGCCGCTCCGGCTCAGGAAGGACCACTCACCCGCCAGCCGATCCAGGCTCTCCAGGATCTCAACCAGACTCTTCCGCCGGAAAACGCCAGGCTCAAGATCATAGTTTCTCTGAAAGGACTGACAATGCATGTCAGATGCGAAAAGGAAAATTTCGACAAAGTATATCCAGTAGGCGTGGGTGTCAAAGATTCCCACGGCAGGAGTTTTACTCCCACCTGCCAAAGCAGGAATGTGGCGGCTTTCAGGACACATTTCAATGCCAAGAACAAGGAATTCTTCATGGAGCACAGATACAGCCCTTCGCATTTCGGAGGATTTCCCTTTATCCGCTTGAACATACTCAACAGCGACCAGGATTACACCTATGGCATGCACGGCCCGATCACCCAGAAAACCAATGGTGCCTGGTACCTGCAGCGTGGTTTTGTCTCTCATGGCTGCATGCGGATGCGCCCGGAGGATGCCATTGAACTCTACAAACTGTCAGTAGCGAATCCGGCTGCGAGCCTGGTGATCCAGGAAGACTTTGAATATGACCAGAACGGGAAAAAAGTGGACGTGGATTATCCGCTGTGGAGAGGCATAACAGCCGAGCAATAA
- a CDS encoding TOBE domain-containing protein produces MKTSARNQFSGKVNSVKKGAVNSEIVIDLKGKDQITAVITNESVENLGLKKGSKAYGLIKASWVVLADDPKLKTSARNRFTGKIEKLTEGTVNTEVVMKLPGGNQLVSMITNESAKSMGLKKGKNLLAMFKASSVIVGV; encoded by the coding sequence TTGAAGACCAGTGCCAGAAATCAATTTTCCGGAAAAGTAAATTCTGTGAAAAAGGGAGCAGTCAACAGTGAAATTGTGATCGATCTGAAAGGCAAAGATCAGATCACTGCCGTGATCACTAATGAGTCAGTAGAAAACCTAGGTTTGAAGAAGGGAAGCAAAGCTTACGGACTGATCAAGGCTTCCTGGGTAGTTCTGGCTGACGACCCGAAACTGAAGACCAGCGCCAGGAACAGATTTACGGGAAAGATTGAAAAACTTACCGAGGGCACAGTAAACACCGAAGTTGTGATGAAGCTCCCGGGCGGGAATCAGCTGGTGTCCATGATTACTAACGAAAGCGCTAAAAGCATGGGATTGAAGAAGGGAAAGAATCTGCTGGCTATGTTCAAGGCATCCAGTGTGATCGTCGGCGTCTAA
- a CDS encoding D-alanine--D-alanine ligase has translation MLIGLTYDLREEYLAQGFSAEETAEFDKIETVEAIESALRQMGFATERIGNILSLNRELALGKRWDLVFNICEGLYGFAREAQVPALLDAYKIPCTFSDPMVLGLALHKGLTKNVIRDQGIPTPDFAVVERPEDALAVNLPFPLFAKPVAEGTSKGVSLVSRVNNREELEASCKALLLKFNQPVLVETYLPGREFTIGIIGTGADAIVLGAMEVLLNSKAESGIYSYHNKENYKELVEYRSACDPVAGRAKDVALASWRAIRGRDVGRVDIRVDKDGLPNFLEVNPLPGLHPVNSDLPILARLNQIDYQQLLEMIMSSVLARIGEMPLEAHKSRATRKAHELQPLPLAMKVRKVRHMR, from the coding sequence ATGCTGATAGGACTTACATACGATCTCAGAGAAGAATACCTGGCGCAGGGATTCAGCGCCGAGGAAACAGCTGAATTCGACAAAATCGAAACAGTGGAAGCCATTGAGTCCGCACTGCGTCAAATGGGATTTGCCACTGAACGGATCGGCAACATCCTGAGCCTCAACCGGGAACTGGCTCTCGGCAAACGCTGGGACCTGGTGTTCAATATCTGCGAAGGCCTGTATGGATTCGCCAGGGAAGCGCAAGTCCCTGCACTTCTTGACGCCTACAAAATTCCCTGCACATTTTCCGACCCCATGGTGCTCGGTCTCGCCCTGCATAAAGGCCTGACAAAGAATGTAATCCGCGATCAGGGCATCCCTACTCCGGACTTTGCAGTGGTGGAAAGACCTGAAGATGCCCTTGCAGTTAATCTCCCCTTCCCGCTCTTTGCAAAACCAGTTGCCGAAGGCACCAGCAAGGGAGTTTCACTTGTTTCAAGGGTCAACAACAGGGAAGAGCTGGAAGCGTCCTGCAAAGCACTGCTTTTGAAATTCAATCAGCCGGTTCTGGTGGAAACTTACCTGCCGGGCCGTGAGTTCACGATAGGCATCATTGGCACAGGGGCAGATGCGATCGTGCTCGGAGCAATGGAAGTCCTGCTCAATTCCAAGGCCGAATCCGGTATTTATTCGTATCACAACAAAGAAAATTACAAGGAACTTGTGGAATACCGCTCCGCCTGCGATCCTGTCGCGGGCCGGGCGAAAGATGTGGCGCTGGCTTCCTGGCGGGCCATCCGGGGCCGGGATGTGGGAAGGGTGGACATCCGGGTGGACAAGGACGGGCTCCCCAATTTTCTCGAAGTCAATCCGCTGCCGGGTCTGCATCCTGTCAATTCAGACCTTCCGATCCTCGCGCGGCTTAATCAGATCGATTACCAGCAGCTGCTGGAAATGATCATGTCTTCGGTGCTCGCTCGAATCGGGGAGATGCCGCTGGAAGCCCATAAAAGCAGAGCCACCAGAAAAGCGCATGAACTGCAGCCGCTCCCGCTTGCCATGAAAGTGCGTAAAGTCCGCCACATGCGCTGA
- a CDS encoding 7-cyano-7-deazaguanine synthase, whose product MNICKLCVLPENPPQITLNSDGVCSLCSDPGLKNSLEAGKNLMLETELVRILNKNKGSGRYDCLVMCSGGKDSTSSLYYVKKKYKLNPLAFTFDHGFETEDALNNVKNAVEKLGVEWILFRTDYIKDLFAEMLKSKTRAVICHLCSIWYMQLTFEMAANFRIPIIIAGWTKGQSNLGSIMTKCACDISAPEFKEMAESTKDFLVNRLKMIPKYKDFPSSMEEVLKKAEKRQKTLVLSPHWFIRKSPEEYTKTIEEELGWKYPALSYPGKSTNCLMNFVSSYLSYKHYGYTHYHVEMSKLIRMNLMTRDEALTLLKIDFSDSLLNDILSHLGLSLKDIL is encoded by the coding sequence ATGAACATCTGCAAACTCTGCGTTCTTCCAGAAAATCCACCTCAGATCACGCTCAATTCAGATGGTGTCTGCAGCCTCTGCTCAGACCCAGGATTAAAAAACAGCCTGGAAGCCGGAAAAAACCTGATGCTGGAAACCGAACTCGTCAGGATCCTTAACAAAAACAAAGGCTCTGGAAGATACGACTGCCTGGTGATGTGCAGCGGCGGTAAGGACAGCACTTCAAGCCTTTATTACGTGAAGAAAAAATACAAGCTGAATCCGCTCGCTTTCACCTTTGACCATGGATTTGAAACCGAAGATGCCCTCAACAACGTTAAAAATGCTGTGGAAAAACTCGGGGTTGAATGGATACTCTTCCGCACTGATTATATTAAAGACCTGTTTGCAGAGATGCTGAAATCTAAAACCAGAGCTGTTATCTGCCATCTCTGCTCCATCTGGTATATGCAGCTGACGTTTGAGATGGCTGCCAATTTCAGGATCCCGATCATCATCGCCGGCTGGACCAAAGGGCAATCCAATCTGGGAAGCATCATGACAAAATGCGCCTGCGACATCTCAGCGCCTGAATTCAAGGAAATGGCGGAATCGACCAAAGATTTCCTGGTAAACCGCCTGAAAATGATTCCAAAATACAAAGATTTCCCCAGCAGTATGGAAGAAGTCCTGAAAAAAGCCGAGAAAAGACAGAAAACTCTTGTTCTTTCACCGCACTGGTTTATCCGAAAAAGCCCAGAAGAGTATACAAAAACCATCGAGGAAGAATTGGGCTGGAAGTATCCGGCACTCAGCTATCCGGGTAAATCTACCAACTGCCTGATGAACTTCGTGTCATCCTATCTTTCGTATAAACATTATGGCTACACTCACTATCATGTGGAAATGAGCAAACTGATCAGGATGAATCTGATGACCAGAGATGAAGCCCTGACACTTCTGAAAATTGACTTCAGCGATAGCCTCTTGAATGATATTCTTAGTCACTTAGGCCTGTCACTGAAAGACATTCTTTGA
- a CDS encoding cysteine desulfurase family protein, with protein sequence MPILYFDNAATTPLDPLVLREMLPHLKKEFGNPESPYSLGKRARSAVDLARTRVAELINSSPDEIIFTGSGTESNNLALKGTSTGHLAASAVEHHSVLESCRFLETGGARFDLISVDHLGRLNMSSLGSSLSRGAGLVSVMHANNEIGTIQPILEIGKACRDRRVILHVDAVQTFGHLKIDVRKMKIDLLSLSAHKIYGPKGVGALFIGSNVCLTSHLHGGEQERHLRASTHNVAGIVGLGMAAVLAGERQDQEALKQSSWQDMIRDKVLHGMERVRLNGDPELRLPGNLSFTFDFVDGKELIAELDRRGICASGGAACATSDPRPSHVLQAIGLPQDIPHGTLRLSLGRFNNDLEIEKLLRVLPGVIEKVRKKHPLYEMLF encoded by the coding sequence ATGCCCATTCTCTACTTCGACAATGCTGCCACTACACCGCTTGACCCGCTTGTCCTTCGGGAAATGCTGCCGCATCTTAAAAAGGAGTTCGGCAACCCGGAAAGTCCTTATTCACTGGGGAAAAGAGCCCGTTCGGCAGTTGATCTGGCCAGAACCAGGGTCGCCGAGCTGATCAATTCCTCTCCGGATGAAATCATTTTCACAGGCAGCGGAACAGAGAGCAACAATCTGGCTCTCAAGGGAACTTCAACCGGCCATCTGGCTGCTTCTGCGGTTGAACATCATTCTGTGCTTGAATCCTGCCGCTTTCTCGAAACAGGTGGGGCCAGATTCGATCTGATTTCCGTCGATCATCTGGGAAGGCTCAACATGTCTTCCCTGGGAAGTTCGCTGTCCAGGGGCGCAGGGCTCGTATCTGTCATGCACGCAAACAATGAAATCGGCACAATCCAGCCGATTCTTGAAATCGGGAAAGCTTGTAGGGATCGAAGAGTAATTCTTCATGTGGACGCAGTCCAGACCTTCGGACACCTGAAAATCGATGTCCGGAAAATGAAAATAGATCTTCTGAGCCTTTCGGCCCATAAAATTTATGGCCCCAAAGGCGTAGGCGCTCTTTTCATCGGCAGCAATGTCTGCCTGACTTCACATCTTCACGGCGGGGAACAGGAGCGGCACTTGAGAGCTTCCACCCATAATGTGGCCGGGATAGTCGGTCTTGGCATGGCCGCAGTCCTTGCAGGAGAAAGACAGGATCAGGAGGCTTTAAAACAATCCTCCTGGCAAGACATGATTAGGGACAAAGTCCTGCATGGCATGGAACGAGTCCGCTTGAACGGTGATCCTGAGCTGAGGCTGCCCGGAAATCTCAGCTTCACCTTTGATTTCGTGGACGGCAAAGAATTGATCGCTGAGCTGGACAGGAGGGGAATCTGCGCTTCAGGCGGGGCAGCCTGCGCAACTTCGGATCCGCGTCCGTCCCATGTACTGCAGGCCATCGGGCTTCCTCAAGACATCCCTCACGGCACACTGCGCCTGAGTTTGGGCAGATTCAACAATGATCTGGAAATCGAAAAGCTGCTGCGGGTACTGCCCGGTGTGATAGAAAAAGTACGCAAAAAGCATCCTTTGTATGAGATGCTTTTTTAG
- a CDS encoding tetratricopeptide repeat protein, producing MKEKELLKKIKAEPDNPENFKLLGNHYFQAEKYEKAHEYYEKALNLDPKYVKAVHNMGNACYKLNRIEEAMSWWKKAVRLDPTHFQSYLSLAEACYHMRKVDEAIDYYRLVLSKCPEQVDALTALALVLYDQARYEESVKLYQNAIRLKKNDPDLHYNLANAFYDSYQYDNAIREYLETIRLNPEDAVAYNNLADCYLQKRDFPKAQAHIEKALALKPDLPAAYCTLGEICEAQGESQKALEALEKTVKLTRHNDMLARYAKNLIRDIINK from the coding sequence ATGAAGGAAAAGGAACTCCTGAAAAAAATCAAGGCAGAACCGGACAACCCTGAAAATTTCAAGCTGCTTGGCAACCATTATTTTCAGGCTGAAAAATATGAAAAGGCGCATGAATATTACGAAAAAGCGCTGAATCTCGATCCGAAATATGTCAAGGCAGTCCACAACATGGGCAATGCTTGCTATAAACTCAACCGGATCGAAGAAGCGATGTCATGGTGGAAAAAAGCCGTCCGGCTTGATCCGACACATTTTCAGTCGTATCTGAGCCTGGCAGAAGCCTGCTATCACATGCGCAAGGTGGACGAAGCCATCGATTATTACAGACTTGTGCTGAGCAAATGTCCGGAACAGGTGGACGCATTGACTGCGCTGGCTCTGGTTCTATATGATCAGGCCAGGTATGAAGAGTCAGTGAAGCTTTATCAAAATGCCATCAGATTGAAAAAAAATGACCCTGACCTTCACTACAATCTGGCCAATGCCTTTTATGACAGCTATCAATACGATAATGCAATCAGGGAATATCTGGAAACAATCAGACTTAATCCTGAAGATGCTGTAGCCTACAACAACCTGGCTGACTGCTATCTGCAGAAACGGGATTTTCCGAAAGCTCAGGCGCACATCGAGAAAGCTCTTGCCCTGAAGCCCGACCTGCCTGCGGCATATTGTACTCTGGGAGAGATCTGCGAAGCACAGGGGGAGTCCCAGAAAGCACTGGAAGCACTTGAAAAAACAGTCAAACTCACGCGCCACAACGATATGCTGGCCAGATACGCAAAAAACCTGATCCGGGACATCATCAACAAATGA
- a CDS encoding tetratricopeptide repeat protein: MRFFLLIFLAWITPLLSGTGTSELTAATGAGRVLMDEGRRYFDAGEVGLAISSFDAALREYPDLAEAHLELGRIFFYRDQFAKALRHFKAYEALTGQEREIKFYLDKIYRLAGSTIDLTSEIQAGSRAKVESMVLPSLPKVTKTVSDTSEDAGSPGATDASLWKKAQDYIQSGKTERAYYTLKVLVRQFSDESLPRDEIFLQAAKYAALLGHKSDTSYPLEKMMTFTKNIDAYKMLAQVYLDSGKLDQASTVLEKALKIAPDNIEVRGNLALYYRKQGEPHKAVNHLLTVLKQDPENVLANYNLALIYFENGKFDEAQNLINKIKKTLPPKNNVYQQSLILERKIEQCRSAQ, translated from the coding sequence ATGAGATTTTTTTTATTAATTTTTTTAGCCTGGATCACTCCGCTCCTGTCAGGCACCGGAACCTCAGAACTGACCGCAGCAACAGGTGCGGGCAGAGTGCTTATGGATGAAGGCCGCAGGTATTTTGATGCAGGAGAGGTCGGTCTGGCCATTTCCAGCTTCGATGCCGCTCTGCGCGAGTATCCGGATCTGGCTGAAGCACATCTGGAGCTGGGGAGAATATTTTTTTACAGGGACCAGTTCGCCAAAGCGCTTAGGCATTTCAAGGCATACGAGGCCCTGACCGGACAGGAACGGGAGATTAAATTTTACCTCGACAAAATATACAGACTTGCAGGATCAACAATCGACTTGACTTCAGAAATTCAAGCCGGAAGCCGGGCAAAGGTGGAATCCATGGTTTTGCCCTCACTGCCGAAAGTGACGAAGACGGTTTCCGATACCAGCGAAGATGCGGGCTCGCCAGGGGCGACGGATGCTTCACTCTGGAAAAAGGCACAGGATTACATTCAATCAGGAAAGACTGAACGTGCATATTACACTCTTAAAGTTCTGGTCAGACAATTCAGCGACGAATCCCTGCCCAGGGACGAGATATTTCTGCAGGCAGCAAAATATGCGGCGCTGCTTGGGCATAAAAGCGACACCAGCTATCCGCTTGAAAAGATGATGACTTTCACTAAAAATATCGATGCTTACAAGATGCTTGCCCAAGTCTATCTGGACAGCGGCAAGCTGGACCAGGCTTCCACAGTCCTGGAAAAAGCCTTGAAAATAGCCCCTGACAACATCGAAGTCCGCGGTAACCTGGCGCTTTACTATCGCAAGCAGGGGGAACCGCATAAGGCGGTCAACCATCTCCTGACTGTTCTCAAACAAGATCCTGAAAATGTGCTGGCCAACTATAATTTAGCCCTGATCTACTTTGAAAACGGGAAATTTGATGAAGCCCAGAACCTGATCAACAAAATCAAGAAAACCCTGCCTCCCAAAAATAATGTTTACCAGCAGAGTCTGATCCTGGAAAGGAAGATCGAGCAATGCAGAAGCGCTCAATAA